The Carassius auratus strain Wakin chromosome 34, ASM336829v1, whole genome shotgun sequence genomic sequence TCGAAAGTGCAAGAGATgaacttgtatgtgtgtgtgtgtgtgagtgggtgggTGGACGGATGAGggtgtgtttgtggttttttaCACTATTGACCTTCTTTAGCTTTTATTTCAAAACTATGAGGAACAAAGAGTCAGGCCTACAGACTAAGAGATTAATCAAATtcaattttatataaatgctcATGTAAATAATGATCAACATTAGAGTGCATCTGCCAATGTTTGTGGTGAACTTACTGAATGTCCTCAAGGGACTCGACATGTTTCACATCCAACCCTGCATCCAACACAAACCATCAGGACAGCTCAATTTGTCTTTATATCTCTTGTTTACAGTTGCTTTGTGATTTTAGCTCTTTGTCTAATGtatgcaaactgaaaaaaatgtcaaAGAGTTTCTCCAGACTCAGTGTATCCCACCGTGATGAATGCACTGGAGTGGGTTTGTCAGCGGAAGGACAGTTTCTGGGAATGAGTGCAAGAGAAGGACCTCTTATCTCAGTTGCAAAAATATCTTAACATATCTATGATCACATCCTAAACTGTTGGTCAATTTAAGGTTCCCATAAtggttaatttatttactttatgtcTTCAAAAGTATGTGACATTGTAAATGCTTTATCTCAGTGAGAAATGTCTAGAATATGAATGTTTGGTAAACTAATATGATGTAGTCTGCTAAATGTCCTCAATTTgtaaggatagatagatagatagatagatagatagatagatagatagatagatagatagatagatagatagatagatagatagatagatagcttaagaataatattttttcagctttttttaccCAGTCAAaccacaaaaaaacaatacattttagtaatatattttcatacttatgaaatataataatgtaattttacatttaatgaaatataaaaatatgttaatattaatataataaatgaatattacaaACTAATACATATTagatcatttataaaatgttgttattaaaaaaaaactccaccCAATGTTGAAGAATGaagaatatttttgaaaatatacagCTATAACATAACTCATGAGCATTAACTCATttgcaacataaaatgtaaaacattactaATTCGTTTGTACTGAAAAGTCATTTTTGCAGTGAACTTTAGTATACTAGATGACTTTATCTTGGTGAGAAATCAGCACAgttgtaaatatatattgcagaaaactGAACATTTAAGTATGCAaggcatacatatatatatatatatatatatatatataaatatatataaaagatgaatgtaaaaatgtttgtgaCAGCACAAAACTCTATGACAAAAGACAGACGTGATTGTtcttttacactaccattcaaaaatttgggatcattcattattttaaaagatattgttacttttatttcagtaaagatgcattaaattgatcaaaattgacagtgaagacatttatactgtaacaaaagatttctatttctactaaatgctgttcttttgaacattctattaataaaaaatactcagtttccacaaaaatatgaagcagcacagtaGTTTTCAACATCGAGATTAATAAGAAAtatgtcttgagcagcaaatcagtatattagaatgatttctgaaggatcacgtgacactgaagactggaggaatgatgctgaaaattcagctttgcatcacagaaataaattatattttaaaatatattcaaatagataacacctaataatatttcacaatactttatgcatttttatcaaataaatgcagcctttgtgagaatctaaccaaccccaaacttctaaacagtagtgtatttttttttttcaaagcaggaTTTTACACATTCAATTGAAACATCCTATCCACTCACTGTCCAACTGTCACAGTGCAATATCTCTGTTATTCTGTCCTCCTCTCCAGCGGTTTCTCAGTTTAAGCATCACCCTGCTGATGGGCTCAGTGTACTGCTTGTTGGCCAGTCCCAGTATGAGCGGAATGACAGCCATGCTGCCGATTCCCGTACAGGACATGATGATGTACAGAGCAGAGCTGGACAAGTTCACCCCGGTCTGCAGAGCCGTCACAGACATGAGCTGGAAGATGATATACGGCACCCAGCAGACCAGGAACGTGAGAGACACGGCAGCCACGCATTTGGCGTAGCGCAGGTTAAGTTGCTGCTCGTGGTCGGAtggctgctgctgctggagaCGGTCCACGGCGCGGTGGAGCTTACAGATGTTACGCAACTGCTTACGTGCGATCCACAACACCCGTCCCATCATGGCTGCAATGGACAGCATGGCCGGAAGCACCAGTCCGCACACTTCCAAATAAATGAAGGCCCTGGGAAAAACCTGTTTGTAGGAGCAAACCTCATCCTCTTTGGAAGCATTACGAGATGCGGTTGATCTCAAGAACGTCTCGTTTGAATCGGAGCTCTTGTAGGCATTGGGTTCAACCCAGTTATTCCATCCAAAGGCAGGAAGTGATGCATACAGCAATGGCGGGACCCAGACGGTCATCAAGGCCAGTGGGAAGCAGCGGTGGACCCAGAACTGGCTGTGGTGGAGCGGGCTGACGATGCACAGGTAACGTTCGTAATGCACCATCACCAGATTGAAGAGGAACGACAGGAACAGAAAGTTTGGGAAGATGTATATCACCAAGCAGTGCTTGAAATCCAGCTGCCGGTCGAGCGTCATGCCGGGGATGAAGGGCAGGGCGATGCCGGTGCACAAGTCAGCCACCAGCAAGCTCAAGAAGAAGTAATTTGGGGTGTTGTGCAGCTGACGGTTGCAGGCGATGCCTATTATGATGAAGAGGTTGGAGAAGATGATGATCGAAGACAGTGGCATTGTCAGATAGAAGATCAACTTCTCTCTGCTCAGCTTGTCGAGCGGATCCATGATGGAGAGCTGTTCCCCGCTGgactaaattaaactaaacctCCTCCATCTACTGTGAGGGTGAGTCCTGAAAACATACAGCATATATAATAAACAGGTCTGGCTTAACATATCAGTTCAGTTACATGCACACATAATTATTCATCTCACAGCACTACCGGTTGGTTTTACTTCCCTTTATATAAGACAGTGAGAGAGAGTTGACATCTGACCCACTTGAAATGAATTCAAGGaataggacacacacacacacacacaataaaaactcTCAAGATTTACGCAACCTAATTTCTTCCCAAAACCATATGCTgttgtttatttctgtgaaacagtgttattttagaatctTTTCTGCTATCctagtatttataaatattttgaatttgtcttTATTTTCCATTGTTCATGTTTCCATTActgagttttaataattttgttgtatGTCTGTCACGCTCGGTGCTTATAAATGAGAACATGACAAAGAAATAATCCGAAAACAGTCTGTtaataatacagtaaatacacaaGAAACACAGGAGAATCACTAGAATCAACAGAGCACAAAATGTAGATACAAACAACAACCGGCCCCACTGAACAGATAAGAGAGTATAAATACAACAGGGACTAATAGAACACAGGTGAAATAACTGATAAACACAGAGGGGAAACTAGGTCAAAACAGACGTTACAATGTGTTATTTAGTTCtcatttttaatttcagtatcagttttatttttgtttacatgttaGGACAACTTTTTTTTGCGTtttcaactaactgaaataaaacgttTTTCTATTAGCattattatgcaatttttttttcaattaaatttatttatttcaattaatttttttgttttgttttgtattttcagtgtttttgtattttagttttagttaacaataacaacactgttgtggaacaaataaattaataaatattccgAATTTTTTTCCAAtgcatgtaattttatatatgtatatcacgttttttcagaaatgttttgtaattttttattatttttttgtattcagtttctcaataaaattatataaatgcttcATAAATAGACTCTATGACTTGCATGCTATTTTTCTAGACCTCTCAATATCATACAAAGTTTTTGcaaggaacagactgaaatttaagtcgCTGACATTAGTTGAGTCATTATAGGGTGCATATTGGTTCCTCAAAGGTACATATTGGCAGCCCCTGAAGGGTAACATCCctgtgacagcttttgtaccttttacaCTGAGAGTGCTggaaagattattaaaaatatattgtatgatgTTGAGAAGTGCATTAAGCTTTGAAATTGTTGATAGATCAAaagggtttgtaacaacatgagggtcatTTAATAATGACAGACTTTTTCTTCCATTACTTTAAC encodes the following:
- the LOC113052966 gene encoding G-protein coupled bile acid receptor 1-like, which codes for MDPLDKLSREKLIFYLTMPLSSIIIFSNLFIIIGIACNRQLHNTPNYFFLSLLVADLCTGIALPFIPGMTLDRQLDFKHCLVIYIFPNFLFLSFLFNLVMVHYERYLCIVSPLHHSQFWVHRCFPLALMTVWVPPLLYASLPAFGWNNWVEPNAYKSSDSNETFLRSTASRNASKEDEVCSYKQVFPRAFIYLEVCGLVLPAMLSIAAMMGRVLWIARKQLRNICKLHRAVDRLQQQQPSDHEQQLNLRYAKCVAAVSLTFLVCWVPYIIFQLMSVTALQTGVNLSSSALYIIMSCTGIGSMAVIPLILGLANKQYTEPISRVMLKLRNRWRGGQNNRDIAL